The following nucleotide sequence is from Oncorhynchus clarkii lewisi isolate Uvic-CL-2024 chromosome 6, UVic_Ocla_1.0, whole genome shotgun sequence.
atttgcttaacaagtcacaatcattttcatggactcactgtgtgcaataatagtgttttgaacgactacctcatctctgtgacccacacatacaattaactgTAAGGTCCCAAGAAGTGAATTttaaacagattcaaccacaaagagcaGGTTTACAAATGCCTTGCAAAGAGCACctattgtcacgttcgtcataacgagaagaccaaggcgcagcgtgataagaaTACATACTTCTTTGAATGAAGAATAAACACTGAATAAACATACAAAACGTCAATGCCACTAtgctacacatagacaataacccacaacatACCctaggaatatggctacctaaatatggtccccaatcagagacaacgatacaaAAACGACACAAGctaccctcgtcacaccctgacctaaccaaatgtTGCATAATCCAAGTGTggaaggtgcttctacaaagtattgactcagaggtgtgaatacttatgtaaattagatatttctgtatttaattgtaAATacaatttgctaacatttctaataaacacttttttcacttttttttttcattatggggcattgtgtgcagatgggtgagataaaaaaatatatatatttaatccattttgaattcaggctgtaacaacaaaatgtggattaaatcaaggggtatgaatactttctgaaggcacttgaTCAAATAGCTTCAGTGTCCAGGATACACTGATCCCTGCACTTACAAATGCAACCTTGCCACAAAATGAAGGGTATGTTTGAAATATCAGCCTCCTTATCTAGTCTAGTACATTTGGCCAGAGCCACACAGGGACGGCAGCCTAGTTTCATTCTGTATTGACTGTTATTTGTGTACAGTTTGTTTATTGTATGAACCACTCCACAAGAAATTCCTTTACAGAAAATGTAGTTATTAAAAATTTTAAATTCAATTTAAATAAAATTCGTAATTAAAATGTTGACATTGAAATGTTTACCTTTTCACACTTCCTCATGCTGATGATCCGGTCCAGGCCGTTGAAGGCACCGGAGGCCACAAACAGGATGTTGGTGGTGTCCACCTGGACCGTCTCACCTCTCAGCTTCCTGGAGTTCTTCTCTGGGACGTTGATGATAGTACCCTCCAGGAGTTTGAGTAGACCCTACCAAACGACCACCAAACAGAGGACATTATAAGACACACACAATGTACAATAACCCAGTGTTTCCTAAACCGCTTCTCAACCTCTTCCAAACCTATAAATGTTTTTGCACCAGGAGAAATTCTCTCATTACCTCTCCCCATACTTGAACATCTTTGCCCTAGTCATTTCTGGGCAATCAAACATGCGTCTAGAGCAAATATTGCGAAGGGAGGAAACAGCCAAGATGGTGGAAGGGTAATGAGGGAATTTATCACATGGTgttaacatgttttatttattttttacttttgattTAACTCAGAGCATTTTTGGATTGTCTGAGTTTCAAGGGCAACTAGACAATGAAAGTTATAAGACACAGGAGCTTTCCAAATAGACAATTAAGGAAGTATCGCCAAGTAAAGTTTGGATGGGAAACCACTGTAACAGGTATGTATGATCCCATGTTGTAATCCTTATGGGAGATCAACAAGTCAACAAGTGTGTTTTTTTACAGACAATGCGGTGAAAGGTCAAGGAAATCTGTTATGAAGCGACCGGATCTACAGGTTTTATAACCGACAGGGCAAACAGTGTTCATGGCAGGACTGTACTGCCTGACAGTGACAGATCTACATATCTATAAATAATCAAACCACTATAATATCTATCTATACACAGTATACACTGACCTGCTGTACTCCCTCACCCCCCACGTCTCGTAACTGGTGGATTCCGGGCACACTGCCAATCTTATCCACCTCATCCAGGAACACGATGCCTGCGAGGGCCAATCAGTGAAGAGAACGAGAACAAATCACCATTCAGAGCGAGTTAGCATACAGTATATCAACATTTGTACCACACAATAATATTTTGCCTCACCTTGGTTCGTCACACATGCAATATATATGTTGCACAGCAGTCATGAAAAATGTGGGCCTACACTGTCTCACTTTTCTATCTTTAAAGGTACAATAGGAAGAAATCACTGCACCATTTCCTGGTTACTAAAGTTCTAATGGTTCGCTTAATTTCAGTGTATGCGACAAAATAAGTATTGAATAGTGTAGAgcatcattgtaccatctaaaccactaagaaatatattttcaataactaAAAATATATTGTTTTCAGATGTTTGAAGATGGTATACAAAACTCAAAGTAAAACGAGCAAAAACGGGAAGCACAGaaaaatagcacacatagaatgGATCTACCGCTTCTCAGACatactttcaatgagaatgacagatctataacatttCTATGTGCATTTGGTCGGGTCATCAAAACAGCTGCCTACTGTGCCTTTAATTCAGTTATTTACTTTCAAAAACATCCACTCTTAGGGCATTTAGAGAAGTTGATGTGCTACAAGTACAGTAACTGATAAGCTAGTCGGACAGATTCAGTTTCATAAACTTTTCTTTATCCAATGAAATCATTCAGCATCAAAACTCTACCAACTCTTAGGACAAGGAATGAAGTTGATGTGCTTAAAGTACACTACTTGATAAGATAGTCATACTGATGTCACATGTCACACACAACCACAGGCATTCACATACACAAGCAAGTAAGTAACACATTGTAGCATATACCTTGTTGTGCTTTCTCAACAGAGTTGTTGGCGTCTTGGAGGAGCTTGGCCACCACAGACTCAATGTCTTCGCCCACATAGCCTGCCTGGGTTAGCGTGGTGCAGTCACAGATGGCGAAGGGCACATCCAGGCACCTAGCCAGTGTCTGGGCCAAGAGGGTTTTACCTGCAATATGGATGTCAATCAATGTCAGGCAATAGGAAACACCAACGCATCCATTTTACAACTTTTGTTTAAAGGAATACTACACTAAAAAAGCTTTGTGTTAAAGAGATACTTCAGGATCttggccctttatctacttccccagagagatgaactcatggataccatttttatgtctctgcgtgcagtttgaaggaagttgctaactagcgcaaTCACAACAAACtgtgcatgtcagcagtcagctATTCTAGAGCCCTTTCAGTACAGAGCAAAAACTGAGTGTACTATTGCTTTAACACAATTTGTGTTTCCTGTAATATAGATATCAAAGCCAAGAATCCGATTACAACTTATTTTGTATGTGTTTTGTTAGACCCCTCTTGGGAACGCGTAAGACTACGTACGACTACGCAACAGATGGCATTCATGGTTGTAAAACTAGATGTTAGCGTATAGCAATTGACTTTAGATTCATGTCAGAAATCGTGACAGTAATGCCATCTGTAATGCCATAACTGTGTCACCTTATGCAGAGCAGTGCAGGGTGAATTCAGGCCCTTGGCACAACTCTTACTGTCCGTGTCATAACTGTGTAAAGTCAGTTTCCATCTACCCTTATGAGCATTTATGACAACTGCTACTGTATGTCATTACTACCCTACGTAGGCCTTATGACAGTGTAGGGCCAATTAAAGAGCTGACCCAATGACAAACTGTTTAATCACAGAGTGACAGAGGAGACTCTActcaaagtagtacactatagtagAAAAATACTTCCCTTATAGATTGGCACGTGCTCCAATTCTTCCAAAGCTCACCTGATCCGGTGGGTCCCAGCAGCACGATGTTGCTCTTCTCCAGTTTGATGTTGGCGTGGTGAGAGTCGAGCACCTCGCCCCCCCTCTTCTCCTGGGCAGGCTGCTGGCTCTGCTGCTGCACTGACGCACCCAGCGCATTGCCATGGGGATTGATCCCAGCGATCTGCAGCAACTctgaaagaacagacagagagaaggtaaagaaagggagggaatggagaggcaataggggagagagagaggtcagcgAGGaatgtagtgcgctatatagggaataagggtgTTGTGTAGAGATACTGTGAGAGTGAATAAATATTGGACTAAGGCACAGTGTATTGTTACTGTGTGGAGAGATATATATACCATGTGCATGATTAACAACTAGGccactatctgtctgtctgtatttctgcttgattgtctttgtctgtctgtatttggccaccatatctctctctctgtctgtctgtctgtctgtctgtctgtctgtctgtctgtctgtctgtctgtctgtctgtctgtctgtctgtctgtctgtctgtctgtctgtctgactgactgactgactgactgactgactgactgactgactgactgactgacttactgtaGATGTCTGAGAGAGGTAACATGGGAAAGAGACTATTAGCGAGCTAGAGACCATTTTGGTGAGAGAAGTGCTGAAAGCCTCTGGCTGCATGTAACTGATATTCTGTACGAGTTACTGTACCACTTACTTGTCAATCTGTGTTCATCCTCTTGTCTTCTCTAGCTCCACAGAACGAGAGTGAAAGTTATCATCTGACACTGTCACTAGTAGTGTTATCTGACATTGTCATTATCCCAAAGTCCTGTTCAAACAGGACTTTGGGCTAATGGGGTgacaggaagcctagtggttagtgcgttggactaataaccgaaaggttgcaagatcaaatccctgaactgacaaggaaaaaatctgtcgttctggccctgaacaaggcagttaacccactgttcctaggccgtcatttaaaataagaatttgttcttaactgacctgcctagttaaataaaggttaaaaaaactgGGAAAaccttaaagtaactgtccagtgaaaagctctcttttaaaagttcatattgttaactcatacccaaataatgttgttgactcatcatATACTCACTCGTATtagtggccaaagcataaattggagaaaaaaCACTTAAAATCACCTCAAACTTTTATCTCAAACAAGCCATTTAAAAAATGCTGCTATTTCCTTATAGAGGAGGATTTCATCAAGCTGACCAATCAGCTGTCTACCCACATGAACATTTCTTATGACCGGTATACGCCATTCTGTTGTTTGGGTACGCCCACACCCCTCTTAACATACTTAATGACCATTTTtgggaaggaaaactatttcacttatattgtaattaattattgGTCATATTTTATAGAAATCTGGAAACCCTGGGTCGTTACTTTAAATCCATGGACGAGGAAGGACTGCAAGAAGCCATTGTACACATGCCAAACCATTGCAGAGGAGCCTGCAAGAGAACACTTCATCCTACCATTCATTCCATTCAGCTGTGATTCTGTTTTACATTACAAATGGCTAAGGCATTTTGTTAACCTGAGTGAATGGCATGCTGTTACATTTCAAGGTGCACAGTAGAAAAAAACTGCCACTGCACATAGTATGCATCTCGATAGTATAAAGTCGCTTCCTCTaatctcctcttcttcttctgcaCTGATTTGAAGACATAGGATAGCTACTCAATAGTTCCTTTCACCTGTCAAGTCATTCACATAGGTGCAGATGGAGGAAATAAGTAGCGAGGAAGGGAGAAGGCCATTTCAGACAAATGAAATACAGAGTCAAACTGGAGATAGACAGCTCAGGGACAGTACCAACCTCGTGGAGTAAGGGAGGCCTGCTTCTCCACCTCCGCCTGTGGCTTGGTGTCCGCTCCCGGAAGGTTATTGTAGATGCGCTTGTAGTGGTTGTAAACAGCCACCGCCAGCACTTTCTTTGCATAGGACTGTCCAACAACGTACTTATCCAGGTAGGCATAGATCTGAAAGAcaatttggtaacactttacataaAGCATAATGCATGATGCTGTTATAATGCATTACAAGACTTATCATAAGCATCAATGACTCTCCTTACAATGTCACATTATAATAATCTTATAATGATCCTAAAAGAACAGCCATTTTGAGTCAGTTGAAAATGTCCCACATACAGTGAAAAAAACATATTATAAGCCTTATAATAATACATTCATTATAAAGGCTCATACAAGCCAATAACAAGATATAAAGCATTATATCTACAGGCTTTAAAGGGCCAATCGTTGATTTGTACATACGTTTTGGGATTTTGAATTTGAGAGTGtctacatttctccagccccattccCCAACCATAGCTGTTTACACAAAAAAGTGGCAGGATGGCCGCattgttgttgtttgaatcccagattgccccagTGAGTAAAGTGTTATGTAAAATGTTACCAATAAGTCCtgcagacagtttatagacacaTGTCCCTCTTTGGTGCTTTTGTCGTACAATCTCTACTTGTTCTTCTTTCAGTGGTATGGCGGATGTTACAAAGCCCGGTAAGCTATAACTTAACATGGATGACTGAACCACCCGTTGTCTGGCAGACACAACAAGTGGATGTGTTGGGACATTGCAAGAGGACAGACAGTAGCTGGAAGGGTTGAATGCAGTTTGAATGAGATGTATCAGCCTGATTTCACATTATTGTGATTATTTTGGTAACACTACTTAAAGCCTGCAAGTAtaatgcagttataatgcatCAAGACCTGTCATAAACTTATATGACCCCCTTATAATGTCTAATAATCATCCTGATTACCATATACTTTTTAAAAGTCTGTATGTTTattggatagagagagatacaggtgaAAGATAGAGGAGTGTCCTGAAATAGCAGTGGACCGGATTAGAACCCATGCTGCAGCGGTATGTGTGCACCTGAGGCAGTGGATTAGAACCCATGCTGCAGCGGTATGTGTGCACCTGAGGCAGCGGATTAGAACCCATGCTGCAGTGGTATGTGTGCACCTGAGGCAGTGGATTAGAACCCATGCTGCAGTGGTATGTGTGCACCTGAACCCATGCTGCAGCGGTATGTGTGCACCTGAGGCAGCGGATTAGAACAGCGGATTAGAACCCATGCTGCAGTGGTATGTGTGCACCTGAGGCAGCGGATTAGAACCCATGCTGCAGCGGTATGTGTGCACCTGAGGCAGCGGATTAGAACCCATGCTGCAGCGGTATGTGTGCACCTGAGGCAGCGGATTAGAACCCATGCTGCAGTGGTATGTGTGCACCTGAGGCAGTGGATTAGAACCCATGCTGCAGCGGTATGTGTGCACCTGAGGCAGTGGATTAGAACCCATGCTGCAGTGGTATGTGTGCACCTGAGGCAGTGGATTAGAACCCATGCTGCAGTGGTATGTGTGCACCTGAGGCAGCGGATTAGAACCCATGCTGCAGTGGTATGTGTGCACCTGAGGCAGTGGATTAGAACCCATGCTGCAGCGGTATGTGTGCACCTGAGGCAGTGGATTAGAACCCATGCTGCAGCGGTATGTGTGCACCTGAGGCAGTGGATTAGAACCCATGCTGCAGCGGTATGTGTGCACCTGAGGCAGCGGATTAGACCACCAGACCATCCTACTTTTCTTCTTGTCCCACTTGTTAACACTTTACTTAAAGCCTGCAGGTATAATGCATTGTAAGACTTGTCCACTGTACCTTtttaggaggagggggaggtttcTGCTGGAAGGCCAGTTTGACGGCCTCGTTGGCTGCTTCCTGCTCCTTATTGAGACTCTTGCTGGAGTCGGTCTCTGACAGCACCACAAAGAAGTGATGACATTTCTCACATTTCACAAAGCGGGTTGAAGctaggaagagggaggggggaaggatgTTATGGCACCAACTAAGCCGGATCATGATATTGCTAGTGGGGGCATAAGCACACAAACTAGACCTGTGTTACACTTAGCTGCTCTGTGACTATGGCCCATTTGTTACATAAGGACTTTATTTGTTAGTAACACGCAATATGTCTGACAGCTGTTGCCCAGTAGTCTGGCATTCCCTATAGATGTGTGAGCTGCACTGAGCCAGTAGATACTAGGTAAAGCAGATCAGTTGAAAGCTGGAGTAACACCATATTCTCTTAAATGCTGTCCCTTCCACATGATGTGCATGTCATTcagactggtactggtacttgtACATGTTATACACCATATGTTCAATTAATTCAAATAAATTAAAAGAAAGTAAGTGTCAAGGTCACTGCACAGTTTGCTAGCCTGGGTTCccaatctgtttgtgctgtcttgcctaCTCGTATGGTCAATTGGCATATTTTTGGTATAACAACGACCATATAGGAGTTGGccatacagcacaaacagacctgggaccaggctaacagttTGCTGTTTGTTTCAAAGCACTTTTCAAAGCACTCAATTTCTCATAATTGAGATTTGCTCCTGTGCCAAGCTTGACCGTACACAAATCCTAACCTCTCTTGTCAATTCCTCTAgaagaaaagtaaaacacgtacACACAAAGGTTTCTACATGTGTGCAGGCATCTCCACACTTAGGACAGCGTAGCTGGCTGCCTCCTTTTCCGGAGCCACCAGAAGCTCCTCTTTTCCCACTTCCTGCATCACCAACTGACTTCTGTCAAGAGTGGAAAAGCAGAGAATGTAGATTAGGTACTGTAGCTCCTACTGGGACTAGATCATTCACCATGAAGGAAGTCATGAAGATATTATAACATTCAATGAACTTTACTTATAGCCAACAgatattttttacattattattttatttgacatttatttaactaggtaagtcagttaggaacaaattataatcttcaatgacagcctaggaacagtgggataacttccttgttcaggggaagaatgacagatgtttaccttgtcagcttggagaTTCAATcttgcagcctttcggttactagtccaatgctctaaccact
It contains:
- the LOC139411654 gene encoding caseinolytic mitochondrial matrix peptidase chaperone subunit Xa, whose product is MSCTCRSAARLFITSQKGISSTRVQLFSISRPGTPEVRLTRRVPVRSFSESSVCFSSKDVKDGSGDGGKKSVGDAGSGKRGASGGSGKGGSQLRCPKCGDACTHVETFVSSTRFVKCEKCHHFFVVLSETDSSKSLNKEQEAANEAVKLAFQQKPPPPPKKIYAYLDKYVVGQSYAKKVLAVAVYNHYKRIYNNLPGADTKPQAEVEKQASLTPRELLQIAGINPHGNALGASVQQQSQQPAQEKRGGEVLDSHHANIKLEKSNIVLLGPTGSGKTLLAQTLARCLDVPFAICDCTTLTQAGYVGEDIESVVAKLLQDANNSVEKAQQGIVFLDEVDKIGSVPGIHQLRDVGGEGVQQGLLKLLEGTIINVPEKNSRKLRGETVQVDTTNILFVASGAFNGLDRIISMRKCEKYLGFGTPSNMGQGRRAAAAADLANSSGAEMDAVLEIKEKDRLLKHVEARDLIEFGMIPEFVGRLPVVVPLHSLDEETLVRILTEPRNAVIPQYQALFSMDKCELNVTPDALRAIARLALERKTGARGLRSIMEKLLLEPMFEVPHSDIMAVELNKDVVQGKSVPVYVKAPAKESEEEYDSGIEEESWPRQADAANN